Proteins co-encoded in one Corylus avellana chromosome ca9, CavTom2PMs-1.0 genomic window:
- the LOC132191780 gene encoding polygalacturonase-like, producing MAQLLSYFIILIIMLSFISCYSTLQEDPLRHYNSDQESGYDSQAYPSYLSTIDDGAFKNLIQQRNDVLSLRKFDRVGSISSSGKTVNVNNYGAKGDGSDDDTEAFKKAWEVACSSNGAVLVVVPQKNYRLKPIRFSGPCKSDITMQISGTIEASDDRSDYSQEGRHWLIFDSVQNLVVEGGGTINGNGKIWWQNSCKINKALPCKDAPTALTFYNCKNLIVKNLKINDAQQIHISFEKCMNVQASHLTVTAPENSPNTDGIHVTDTQNIQISSCVIATGDDCISIVSGSQKLQATDITCGPGHGISIGSLGSGNSEAYVSGVTVNGAKFSGTTNGVRIKTWQGGSGSASNIKFQNIVMQNVANPIIIDQNYCDQNKPCKEQGRAVQVKNVIFQNIQGTSSSDVAINLDCSKSFPCQGILLQNVNLKGQGGETAKALCNNVNLASMGVISPRCS from the exons ATGGCTCAGCTGCTCTCATATTTCATAATTCTCATCATCATGCTCTCTTTTATTTCATGTTATAGCACTTTGCAAGAGGACCCACTTCGTCATTATAATTCTGATCAAGAATCTGGGTATGATTCTCAAGCGTATCCTTCCTACTTGAGCACCATTGACGACGGTGCGTTTAAGAACTTGATCCAGCAAAGAAATGATGTCTTAAGTTTGAGGAAGTTTGATAGAGTCGGCAGCATTTCAAGTTCGGGTAAAACAGTTAATGTTAACAACTATGGAGCTAAAGGTGATGGCTCTGATGACGATACAGAG GCATTTAAGAAGGCTTGGGAGGTAGCTTGTTCATCTAATGGAGCTGTTCTAGTAGTGGTGCCTCAGAAAAACTATCGTCTTAAGCCAATTAGATTCTCAGGTCCTTGCAAATCTGATATTACGATGCAG ATTTCTGGAACCATAGAAGCATCTGATGATCGATCAGACTACAGCCAAGAAGGCAGACACTGGCTAATCTTTGATAGTGTTCAAAATTTAGTAGTTGAAGGTGGTGGAACCATCAATGGCAATGGAAAGATATGGTGGCAAAATTCATGCAAAATCAATAAAGCTCTG CCTTGCAAGGATGCACCAACG GCACTGACCTTCTACAACTGCAAGAATTTGATTGTGAAGAACTTGAAGATCAATGACGCACAACAAATTCACATTTCTTTCGAAAAATGCATGAATGTTCAAGCTTCCCATTTGACAGTAACTGCTCCAGAGAATAGCCCCAACACTGATGGGATTCATGTCACAGACACTCAAAACATCCAGATTTCAAGTTGTGTTATAGCAACAG GTGATGATTGTATTTCAATTGTAAGTGGATCCCAAAAGCTGCAAGCCACAGACATAACCTGTGGACCAGGTCATGGAATCAG TATTGGAAGCTTGGGCTCTGGAAATTCGGAAGCTTATGTATCAGGAGTAACTGTGAATGGAGCTAAGTTTTCAGGAACCACAAATGGAGTGAGGATCAAGACATGGCAG GGAGGGTCAGGAAGTGCAAGCAACATCAAATTTCAGAACATTGTGATGCAAAATGTGGCCAATCCGATAATAATCGACCAAAACTACTGTGACCAAAACAAACCATGCAAAGAACAG GGCAGAGCAGTTCAAGTGAAAAATGTGATTTTCCAGAACATTCAAGGGACAAGCTCTTCTGACGTGGCCATAAACCTCGACTGCAGCAAGAGCTTTCCATGTCAGGGGATTTTGTTGCAAAACGTTAACCTAAAAGGCCAAGGAGGGGAAACAGCCAAAGCTTTATGCAATAATGTGAACTTGGCTAGCATGGGAGTTATTTCCCCACGTTGCTCTTGA
- the LOC132161609 gene encoding pentatricopeptide repeat-containing protein At4g21065-like — MRVLRQIHARILTRVLPISTLSFALSKIAAFCALSPLGDIYYARRVFSLIPNQNIFSWNSMIRGCSLIENPSREPVYLFRKLVKRGYPCPNSFTFAFVLKACSIVTAFEEGRQIHTRCLRSGFGSSPFVQTALVNFYAKCEHIGLAKMAFDEIPERNSVAWSTMISGYVKVGLFNEALGLFREMQKAGVEPDGVTLVSMISACAGAGALDIGRWVHAYMEKQMIDANLELSTALVNMYARCGCIERAKEVFHEMPVKDTKVWSTMIVGLAVNGLSEDALEAFARMEEAKVKPNHVTFVGVLSACAHGGLVSEGWRYWSSMLESGIEPSMEHYGCMVDLLCRAGLVHEACNLVEDMAVPPDPVIWRTLLVGCKKNKMLDRGEIVAEQLLELEPLNAENYILLSNFYASVSQWEKKSQVRKKMKEKGIKAVPGCSSIEVDGFVHEFAMGDWSHPETEELAKILKDIAERVREFGHKPWISNVLHNVVDEEKESALDEHSERLAIAYGLLKTKAPAVIRIVKNLRVCWDCHEVTKIISKIYEREIIVRDRVRFHKFVNGTCSCRDFW; from the exons ATGCGAGTGCTCCGCCAAATCCACGCTCGCATCCTCACTCGTGTCCTTCCCATCTCAACCCTCTCCTTCGCTCTCTCCAAAATCGCCGCCTTCTGCGCTCTCTCTCCCCTTGGCGACATCTACTACGCGCGCCGAGTTTTCTCTCTTATTCCGAACCAGAACATATTCTCTTGGAATTCAATGATAAGGGGTTGTTCCCTAATCGAGAACCCTTCAAGGGAACCCGTGTATTTGTTCAGAAAATTGGTTAAAAGAGGGTACCCGTGTCCGAACTCCTTTACCTTCGCCTTTGTTCTCAAGGCGTGTTCGATTGTAACGGCCTTCGAAGAGGGTCGCCAGATACATACGCGTTGTTTGAGATCTGGGTTCGGCTCGAGCCCATTTGTTCAGACCGCGTTGGTCAATTTCTATGCGAAATGCGAACATATAGGGCTTGCGAAGATGGCGTTTGATGAAATTCCTGAGAGAAATTCGGTTGCATGGAGTACAATGATTAGTGGGTATGTGAAAGTTGGTTTGTTTAATGAGGCATTGGGTCTTTTTAGGGAAATGCAGAAGGCGGGTGTTGAACCAGATGGGGTTACGTTGGTGAGCATGATTTCTGCTTGCGCTGGAGCGGGAGCTCTGGATATTGGTAGGTGGGTTCACGCGTACATGGAGAAGCAGATGATTGATGCTAATCTTGAACTTAGTACTGCACTCGTTAATATGTATGCCAGGTGTGGGTGTATTGAAAGAGCAAAGGAAGTTTTTCATGAAATGCCGGTGAAAGATACCAAAGTTTGGAGTACAATGATTGTGGGGTTGGCGGTCAACGGGCTTTCAGAAGATGCTTTGGAGGCCTTTGCTAGGATGGAAGAAGCCAAG GTGAAGCCCAACCATGTAACATTCGTTGGTGTCTTATCTGCATGTGCACATGGTGGGCTAGTTTCAGAAGGTTGGAGATATTGGTCAAGCATGCTTGAATCTGGAATTGAACCATCAATGGAGCATTATGGTTGTATGGTTGATCTACTCTGCCGAGCTGGTCTTGTTCATGAGGCCTGCAATCTTGTTGAGGACATGGCCGTGCCACCGGATCCAGTAATTTGGCGAACATTACTTGTGGGTTGCAAGAAGAATAAGATGTTGGATAGAGGAGAAATTGTAGCCGAGCAACTTCTAGAACTAGAACCACTAAATGCGGAGAACTATATACTCCTCTCAAATTTCTATGCATCAGTTTCTCAGTGGGAGAAGAAGAGCCAAGTGAGAAAGAAGATGAAGGAGAAAGGCATCAAGGCGGTTCCTGGCTGCAGCTCCATTGAGGTTGATGGATTTGTGCATGAGTTTGCAATGGGTGACTGGTCCCATCCAGAGACAGAGGAGTTAGCAAAAATTCTGAAAGATATTGCTGAAAGGGTTCGTGAATTTGGGCACAAACCATGGATTTCGAATGTACTACACAATGTGGTTgatgaagagaaagagagtgcTCTTGATGAGCACAGTGAGAGGTTAGCCATTGCTTATGGGCTATTAAAGACGAAAGCACCGGCTGTAATTAGAATAGTAAAGAATCTAAGAGTTTGTTGGGATTGTCACGAAGTGACCAAGATTATCAGCAAAATCTATGAGCGGGAAATCATTGTTAGGGACCGAGTTCGATTTCACAAGTTCGTCAATGGAACTTGTTCTTGTAGGGATTTCTGGTGA
- the LOC132161923 gene encoding pentatricopeptide repeat-containing protein At1g05750, chloroplastic-like — protein sequence MNIPACTAIATPTQLSQPPKGPKPPPPPNPNQPFFPNPERCVSLRQRNKPVDPVVLWTSSIARSCRNGRIAEGAAKFARMRLADVEPNNITFVALLSGCADFPLESVIFGASVHGYVRKLGLDKNDVMVGTALVGMYAKCGRVDLARVVFDGMGGKNSVSWNTMIDGYMRNGEVENAVELFDQMPKRDAISWTALMGGFIKKGHVEQALVWFREMQLSGVEPDYVTIIAVLSACANLGTLALGLWINRFVMKQDYGDNIRISNSLIDMYSRCGCIQFARQVFENMQKRTLVSWNSIIVGFAVNGHAEEALEFFSLMQNEGFKPDGVSFTGALTACSHAGLVDEGLQFFDEMNSVHRLTPRIEHFGCIVDLYGRAGRLEDAFNVIENMPMKPNEVVLGSLLAACKNCGNVSLAERLMNRLSELDPGGDSNYVLLANIYAAVGRWDGAGKIRRKMKSRGIQKKPGFSSIEVDCSIHKFVAGDKSHADKDYVYEMLELLSLDLKLCGYVPETIEKESYDDD from the coding sequence ATGAACATTCCTGCATGCACAGCCATTGCAACTCCAACCCAACTCTCTCAACCTCCCAAAGGACCCAAACCGCCACCACCCCCGAACCCAAACCAACCCTTCTTCCCTAACCCGGAGCGTTGTGTCTCCCTCCGACAGAGAAACAAGCCCGTAGACCCTGTTGTCTTGTGGACCTCTTCCATAGCCCGGTCATGCCGGAATGGCCGAATAGCAGAGGGCGCGGCAAAGTTTGCACGCATGAGACTTGCCGACGTCGAACCCAACAACATCACATTCGTTGCGCTTCTTTCGGGTTGTGCTGATTTTCCACTAGAGAGTGTGATTTTTGGGGCTTCGGTTCATGGGTATGTTCGTAAGTTGGGCTTGGATAAGAACGATGTGATGGTTGGTACAGCGCTCGTTGGTATGTACGCAAAATGCGGTCGTGTGGATCTTGCGAGAGTGGTTTTTGATGGGATGGGTGGGAAGAATTCGGTGTCCTGGAATACGATGATCGATGGGTATATGAGGAATGGGGAAGTTGAGAATGCGGTCGAGTTGTTTGATCAAATGCCTAAGAGGGATGCGATTTCCTGGACCGCTTTGATGGGTGGGTTTATCAAGAAAGGTCACGTTGAGCAAGCGTTGGTATGGTTTCGAGAAATGCAGCTATCCGGTGTGGAACCAGATTATGTCACCATTATTGCAGTCCTTTCTGCGTGTGCCAATTTAGGAACACTTGCTTTGGGGTTGTGGATAAATCGATTTGTTATGAAACAAGACTATGGGGATAATATTAGAATAAGTAACTCGTTGATAGACATGTATTCCCGATGTGGGTGTATCCAATTTGCTCGTCAAGTCTTTGAGAATATGCAGAAGCGAACCTTAGTATCATGGAATTCAATCATTGTGGGCTTTGCTGTTAATGGCCATGCAGAAGAAGCACTGgagtttttcagtttgatgCAGAATGAAGGGTTCAAGCCAGATGGAGTCAGCTTCACGGGAGCTCTCACAGCATGTAGCCATGCTGGATTAGTTGATGAGGGGCTCCAATTCTTTGATGAAATGAATAGTGTTCATAGACTAACCCCTAGAATTGAGCACTTTGGTTGCATAGTGGATCTCTATGGCCGAGCAGGAAGGTTGGAAGACGCGTTTAATGTGATAGAAAACATGCCGATGAAGCcgaatgaagttgtgttggggTCGTTGCTGGCTGCCTGTAAGAATTGTGGAAATGTCAGTTTGGCTGAAAGATTAATGAATCGTCTTTCTGAATTGGACCCTGGTGGCGATTCCAATTATGTTCTCCTTGCGAATATATATGCAGCCGTTGGTAGGTGGGATGGTGCAGGCAAGAttagaaggaaaatgaaatccCGTGGCATACAAAAGAAACCGGGATTTAGTTCAATTGAGGTTGATTGTAGCATTCACAAATTTGTGGCTGGTGACAAGTCCCATGCTGACAAAGAttatgtttatgaaatgttagAGCTTCTATCCCTTGACCTCAAACTATGTGGTTATGTTCCTGAAACTATAGAAAAGGAATCTTACGACGATGATTGA
- the LOC132161863 gene encoding pentatricopeptide repeat-containing protein CRR2, chloroplastic-like translates to MATTSKIIPFYSTLLDTCSSTKNLQKLKQVHARTIRLGISPYDFIRTKLISAYASCAQLYQANVIFSFATRRPTFLFNVLIRAYASLNLFSDSLSMFRQMLVAGKPIDSHTLPVVLKSCASLSALQLGRQVHGAVLINGFSLDLANSNALVTMYAECGDLVNARNVFDRMLVRNVISWSAMMAGYGMHGVFTEVFELFDRMVGTGEIPDAATFTVVLTACSHGGLMDKGKQYFEMMEGRFGVRPRLQHYTCMVDMFGRVGQVEEAEKLILGMEVEPDDALLRALLGACKIHGKVEVAERVAEKFLGKRLGVASV, encoded by the coding sequence ATGGCCACCACCAGTAAGATCATACCCTTTTACTCCACTCTCCTTGACACCTGCTCCTCCACCAAGAACCTCCAAAAACTCAAACAGGTTCACGCCCGAACCATAAGACTCGGCATTTCCCCTTATGATTTCATCCGAACCAAGCTCATCTCAGCCTACGCATCCTGTGCCCAACTGTACCAAGCCAACGTGATCTTCTCTTTCGCCACTCGCCGACCAACCTTCCTCTTCAATGTCCTTATCAGAGCCTATGCTTCTCTCAATTTGTTCTCTGACTCTCTTTCCATGTTCCGCCAAATGCTCGTTGCCGGCAAACCCATTGACTCCCACACTTTGCCTGTTGTGCTTAAATCTTGTGCCAGCTTATCAGCCCTACAACTGGGCCGGCAAGTTCACGGAGCGGTTTTGATAAATGGGTTCTCCTTAGATTTGGCGAATTCAAATGCTTTGGTGACTATGTATGCAGAATGTGGTGATTTGGTTAATGCACGTAACGTGTTTGATCGAATGCTGGTTAGGAATGTAATTTCGTGGTCAGCAATGATGGCAGGGTATGGAATGCATGGGGTGTTTACTGAGgtgtttgagttgtttgataGAATGGTGGGGACGGGAGAGATTCCAGATGCTGCCACTTTTACTGTGGTTCTGACAGCGTGTAGTCATGGGGGGTTGATGGACAAGGGTAAGCAATATTTTGAGATGATGGAAGGGAGGTTTGGCGTGAGACCAAGGCTGCAGCATTATACTTGTATGGTAGATATGTTCGGAAGGGTGGGGCAGGTGGAGGAAGCAGAGAAGTTGATTTTGGGAATGGAGGTGGAGCCTGATGATGCTTTGTTGCGGGCCTTGCTGGGGGCTTGTAAGATTCATGGGAAGGTAGAAGTAGCTGAGAGGGTGGCAGAGAAGTTTTTGGGGAAGAGACTTGGTGTAGCATCTGTGTGA